GGGGGGTTCCAGCATTCAGAGCTCAGTTTGAAGAtcaaagaagttttttttccccacctcctTTACAAGAGGCCAGTGTGGAAAGCGATGTCACTTCTTCAAAGCAATGGTAATTGGCTGGACTTAAATCATGGACGGGATGCATAAGGTGTTAAAAGAAGGTCATTCGTCTGAGGCAGTACGAGCTGGTAAATTACCCAGACTTAGGCTTTCAAATGAGAGCAAATAACGAGCTTTAAATGTTATTAGAAAGACGGCGCGGACACACAAGGAACGCGACACGCTCTACGGCAGCAATCAAACAGTACAGGTGGATGGCATGGTAATCCCAcatgtgaaactgaaatgtcTAATGAGGAACTCTAAGAAATACAATCAAAActtcaaatacatttcaaacaagCTTCCTCAAATTCATTTACTGGAGTTTAGATATTGTTGAATGCAATGTGGACCGgcaaaacacagaagaatagGAATTCGTTAtcatctgttttcaaaaacTTGTCTGACAGGAAGGTTGAGAACGGGATGAGTGACACAACAGTCACTTGACTGCCAGACGCAATGGTCTTGTAAAAGCATTtgcagcaaacaaaacaatccagTATGAATGAATAACGTCTTTTGACATAGACAATCTTAAGTCGTCACGCTTGTATCCCAGTATTGCACATGCAACAGTCTGACTGTATCCCTTTAGTCACAAAGGGCTGATGAAGATGCCTGCTAACTTCACCACACTTGGCGACAGGCCAAGCAGAGATTCCATGCATTATTAAGCAGGTTTGACTCTTAGGTCAGGGAGCTTTAAGGTAAAGAGAGTCAGCAACATCTACTGTCTGTTCACCAGTTTATACTGAGAGCTGCAGGGTTACTAGGTAACCaagcttcttttttgtttgtttgtttgaagctGGTACCGCTGAACACCAACTGATTCAAATCTTTCTTCATTATTCAGTCAGAGTCTGTGTTGTCACTGCCTTTAGCCTTGtgctgtttcttctttttcttcttgtgctttttcttttccttcttcttcttgtctttctttttcttcttcttgcgGGCTCGGTCAGAGGAAGAAGACGAGGAACTAGAAGCGGAGTCGGAGTCAGAGTCGGAGGTGGTGTCTTGGAGCAGTTGCCTGAGCTGCTGTATCCTGGGgtaaagagagaagaatggatCAATACACTCTGAGTGAATCCAAACCTCTAAAACATATTGAAAATGCCAGCAGAAGCTATTTATAGGTAACTTGTCCAAAACATCAGGGTTCCTAAGATAGAGCCTCGATGATTCAAAGTCCCAGCTAGTTTTCATATCTTTGATTGGTTAATGAGCAAACAAATCCGTCAACCAGTGGATGAAAAAGGACTCTAGACCACCGAGACCTGTCAGAGGAATCCTACTACAAATATAACTTAAGTAGGAACTTCTTTCCTCCCCTTTAATTTTCTGACAGGAATAAGTACATCTATAAATTAACAGGAAGGCAGTCAAATGCTCTCAAGCTCCACAGTGAGTCTGTAGAAAGTTCTCACTAAGCTACTGACAGAAACAGCTGCAGATTTTAAgagcaaacataaaaaaaaaagacaaaatgctgACTGGTTAAAAAGGGACaagaaataacaacaacaacaacaccatcaacaTCTCCACAAACAATGGTACTTGTCAGAATGGAACGACCATCCAAAAAAACTGAACACTTTCATGAGACTTCAATTCCAACTGATTTACAAAAGTATATTCCAAAAAAGCACTTCATTCTAGGAAAGATCCCAAACACAACTGTCCTAAAAATGTCGCTTGCGAGAATCGTGGAAAAGGCTGAAAAAAGCCTTATTAACAATGCATCAAGAGAGAagcatgttgtttttctgagggCCGACATCCTCTCACAGAACCTGCTAAACCCTGGGAACCGCAGACAACCCCCTCCCTTCAGTCAGAGCCACAATTCTCAGTGATTCATTTCTCATCACACTGGCACTGTTGCATCAGTTTAAAAAGAGTCTGActtgtgggttgttttttttttttttttttcaactgcaCACTTCAACaactttctccttctttctcaaCGCGAGACTAAAAATACTAGCCGTTAGTTCCTCTGTCATAACCAAAGGGGCACGCAACCAACCAAATGACCGAAATCGCTAGAAATGCACACGCAACCGAGTTTATTACCTCGTAATAACTTTTAATTATTCCCCCATAGAGGCAGTTTCTTGTCATTACACAGTACAAGATAATTAGAGAGGAATGGGGAGTTATGTAATCTTCTGAGCTGCACACTCTTTTGTTGCAGTGACACAGTTCAGCCTCGTTGGCATTTGAAAGACCCCCATACACTGGGATACGTTATAAATAACCACTCCCTGTAGAGCCAGGGACTATTAAAACCTCTTCAAGTCACCATTTATTTGATATAAGCCTGCTCTAGATTACATCTTTTCTTGCTGGCCTTTTGAAGTTCCTATCACCTTCAGCATCGGTTCACGCTGAGGACGTGCAGCGTCGCCCCATTCTATCTGAACGCTGGGgcattaaataaattaaaaaaaaaagatatcattTAGAGAAGAGAGACATGCAGTGCTTTGTACACGGAACATTAGGCAGAGCACAAAACATGGACTTCATTCAAGCTGACTTTAGGACTCGCAAGTGAAATTGTTTAAGATGATTAAAGTCTGTTTAATGTAAAACAGAATTCACctgctctctttttcattccttttgttttctcttatcAGGTCGTACATTGGATCCTCGTGTGCCTGGAAACAATTACACATCATATCAGTTGAATGAGACCATAGCAAGGACAACTCTGATACAGTTAGCTACCAAATCTCTTAGCGCGACAAAGATTCACAAGGTCAATGAGAGAAAcactaaaagaaaaatcagcaaAAGCAAATACTTACAACTCTGAACTGTTCAAGTTTCTGATTTCCTTTAATAAAGAAAggacactctctgtctcctgtccgGTGGCCATAGCGCTTACATCTCCAGCCTGCACATAAAACCAGATCCCCTAATCAGTCCATCTGCttttagattttaaaaatatatatatatacatatatataaaaatatacacacacacacacatatatatgtgtgtgtgtgtgtgtgtgtgtgtgtagacattgCTTTATGAGACATTTCTTAAATGCATAACCTCATTCAAGAGGTTACACTTCCAGAAAGTTATATGTGTATATCCCCTCCCCATATTTACTTCCACTAACATAAATAAATTGCTTGCCACTGAGTCTAAACAGGCAATCAGTAGTGTCAGGAAATACCTCATTATCAGAATCTACAGGAAAACAATCAGACAGCTCTCATTCTGTCCAAAGTATATTTTACTGAAATTGACTTCCACATATGTATATTATGCACACTCCACAGGAAAACTGACACAGTATTTTAAGTCTCTGTGATAACATGAAGAACTGTGGGTAACGCAATATATAATCAGTGTCTTATAATAGTAGAGCATAGGAGAAACGGATCATGTCTAGACTACGTTCAGCTCATTAAATGGATCATCAAGTAATACAACCAGCTTTAAAGAGCCTTCTTCTTTAGCTTAGTCATTAAAAGCAGATCAAAACCAACACTCGACACGCCGAAGGCACGTGCCTTCCCTTGGTACCATcgatttcttttctcttttatgctGAAGCACTGCTGTGACACCTTCTGGCCAAAAAGAGGGAGTTTAACAGTTATTTTTATCACTGGTGCCAACTAAAGGCTTCCAGCGGGGCCATCTCACTTTTAAATGCTGCGTTACATTTGTGACTGGATTGACTGAAGCAGCATTCTCAACATAAAGGCCTTAATGAACAAGATTCGTCTGAGCAGCATTTGGACATTTTCTGACGAGGCTGCAATTGtagcacaagaaaaaaaaaaaaaaacctccgcTTTGCAGTACAATGGAGGTAATTATGACAGTCATATTACACATGCTTCTGTCAGTCTGGAAGCAAATCATTCAGTCTGTTCCCTCACATCTTGCTACTGTCGCCATATAAACAACGTTCACCCAAGACACGCACAGCAGTGCAGCCCTCCACAGAGCGCTagatatgaagagagagaaaagtagatAGCGTGGTGCAGAGCATATGCAATCAGGCAGACATTTCGAACAATGGAGTTAAGTTCTTTCTCTGCAATCTAACAcgacacacaaaaaacatacgTCTTTGATTTGTCCCCGATGCTGAACAACATGACTTggcatttattttaatatgctTCTGTATGACTGAGGCAAGAGATACTGCTGACACTCGTACGGTCACGGGGACACACAGGGTCTAATAGTGTGAAAGAGCATTTTTGGGACATGTTACTTGTTTTAATACTGTTCCCAAATCTGAGATGATTCTTCTGTAACGGTTTACACTTTGAGTCTACTAAACAAAGCTGTTTACTGATAACTAcagttttggggtgtgtgtgaataacTGCTCACTCACACTGCATGACTTTGACTTCCTTCCCCAAAGGCATCCAAAGCCCTTTAGTAGGTGCATGGGCCAGGAAGTCCCTGGCTTCCTCATTTCCCGGTGTATCAGGAATACAATCCTCAGGTCGGGTTTCATCCTCCTGTAAAATTACAATTAGATGCATTACAAACAGATACATTTCCACAGACATAAGTTCTGCAAAATATTAGGATACacttactattattattatcatttttactCAATGCCCATTTTATATGAGTAATGTTAGTTCATACAGCACAGTCCACAAACATATGTCTCGACAAACCTTAATAAGTCCTGGGGGAGGATTCTCATAgctgaaacacaaataaaaaaacatggttATTAATGTTCTAATTCTGAATGAATCACCATGTATGATTCACTGAAGCCTGTCCAACGGACAACGCAACAAGATAGTTATGAAGGCTGTTCGCTGCTAACTAGCTGTCGTGCGTTAATGCAACGTGACGATGAGCAACTGTCTAACCATGCTTCAGTCTTCAAAGGTGAATGCAATTCATTATTGATATACGAGTTTCGCACTGTCGTAAACTGAAACCTGCCACTTACAACGTCTCCACGTGTTTGATCTTTTGCACCTCTTGGCAAAGTTTTgtcgtttgttttttgaatttttcaacCTCATGTTTTGATCCTTTATGCTTCTTTCGTTCTCGACTATGCTccctttgctctctttctcgttTTCTACTTGACATTTCGATAATATGCTAACGGACACGTTAATATGACCTTAAGCATAAGATGGTGGATTAAACGGCAACCGTTTGTAGAGTTTTTATGGATTACTCTGCTCAAGAAATGGTTTACCATCAACAATGTATCTGAAGTTGATTGAACGTTTTCTTCCGGGTAACCTGTTGGGTGACAGTCACGTCATGCCATAATAAAAGTCTTGCTGTCGCCACAGATTTGTAATGCAGCCTTTAgataaaaactttcaaaattaattttaaaaattttaaaaattaaaatgcttGAAATGGTTTTCGACTGGTACAATATGCAGAATCGACTAACAACCATTAGAAATTCTACTTTTTCCACAATTGAACTGTTTTAACTCAATCTGATCAAATGGTGCTCGAGTGTCGTCCAGTGTCCAGATGGACGTAGAAGCTTAAGGAATAGGTTTACTTCTCTGAGTATGGAAACCCGTTTCCgccacttaaaagaaaaaaaaaacagatcacaaCTCTTTATTTTCAGATGTCATCTCGTTCTTTACACATAGTATCTCATTATTTAGAAGATATATGTAGTTAATTAGAGATAGTATCACGTTATTTCGAGATAgtatgtctttatttgtagATAATATCTCATTATTTTGAGTTGGTATTTGGAGATGGTATTTCACTAATTTAGATAAAGTATCTCGTTATTTAGAAATATTATGTCgttattttgaaatatcatttcattatGTTGACATAGTGTGTCGTTATTTAGAGATACTACCTCGAAATTTAAAATACTATCTCATTGTTTGGCGCTACATGCAGCAGAGTTAGTTGAATGCCAGGCCTGTACTGTTTCTGCAGAGCTTCCCATGCATGATTCCGTTGAAACCAAATGATTT
This sequence is a window from Chanos chanos chromosome 12, fChaCha1.1, whole genome shotgun sequence. Protein-coding genes within it:
- the rp9 gene encoding retinitis pigmentosa 9 protein codes for the protein MSSRKREREQREHSRERKKHKGSKHEVEKFKKQTTKLCQEVQKIKHVETFYENPPPGLIKEDETRPEDCIPDTPGNEEARDFLAHAPTKGLWMPLGKEVKVMQCWRCKRYGHRTGDRECPFFIKGNQKLEQFRVAHEDPMYDLIRENKRNEKESRIQQLRQLLQDTTSDSDSDSASSSSSSSSDRARKKKKKKDKKKKEKKKHKKKKKKQHKAKGSDNTDSD